The following proteins come from a genomic window of Brevibacillus antibioticus:
- a CDS encoding sensor domain-containing diguanylate cyclase yields the protein MPILQKKANHSKKISLVTLLTGLVSLSVVLTVTILLISFYQSKIQALIHTTLTLNHTSALKMSHTIDALIKSMRSSLQYSTSIFSNMHTMDADEIHAKLELIRRTNNYFNSIIAVDETGLVRSVSPESIGTAGTYLKMDVGKTILALKKSYISVPCITAHSNRLILLISEPIFDKDGIYRGFIGGTIYLQEDNILNTILGSNPTDELGSSFYIVGSNGHLLFHRDASRIGEDISANPAVRKLLQGQSGYEQIVNLRGQTVLAAYVKVPENDWGVVVGSPISVVYEQVNRDIQSVVLYTLPPFLLLMLVVIGLARKVARPFVSLADLVSKAGREEVEFSEGKQHWNREAELLTRAIRFTLNDIKKQTDQLAHDARTDPLTGLKNRRTLEETMEKWMMEQIPFSLIMMDLDRFKFINDTYGHQSGDEVLKHFAKMISSSLRPEDVSSRFGGEEFVVLVSHAGLEESYQVAERIRHTLETSTNPIGQPLTVSQGIAHYPSHAVSPEDLMHVADEAMYKAKRSGRNQTVIAEK from the coding sequence ATGCCTATCTTACAAAAAAAAGCAAACCACTCGAAAAAGATTAGCCTAGTGACACTTTTAACAGGTCTAGTCTCTTTATCCGTTGTTCTGACTGTTACCATTCTCCTGATCTCATTCTATCAATCCAAAATACAGGCACTGATTCATACGACGTTGACCCTAAATCACACAAGTGCACTCAAAATGAGTCACACCATAGACGCTTTAATAAAATCTATGCGGAGTAGCTTACAGTATTCGACGAGCATCTTTTCCAATATGCACACGATGGATGCAGATGAAATACATGCGAAGCTTGAATTGATACGTCGTACAAACAACTATTTTAATTCGATTATCGCGGTGGATGAAACCGGGCTTGTTCGAAGTGTGTCTCCCGAATCAATTGGTACAGCAGGAACATATTTGAAAATGGATGTGGGGAAAACGATATTGGCATTAAAAAAGTCCTACATTTCTGTACCATGTATCACTGCACATTCGAATCGTCTCATTTTGCTTATTAGCGAGCCCATTTTCGATAAGGACGGAATCTACCGTGGGTTTATCGGAGGAACCATTTATCTTCAAGAAGATAACATTTTAAATACGATCCTGGGGAGCAACCCAACCGACGAGCTAGGTTCTTCTTTCTACATCGTAGGATCAAACGGTCATTTGTTGTTCCATCGTGATGCAAGTCGGATCGGAGAGGATATCAGTGCGAATCCAGCCGTGCGCAAGCTCCTTCAAGGACAAAGTGGCTATGAACAGATCGTTAATTTGAGGGGACAGACGGTACTAGCCGCCTACGTGAAGGTTCCAGAGAACGACTGGGGTGTCGTTGTCGGGTCACCTATTAGTGTTGTTTATGAACAAGTAAATCGTGATATTCAATCCGTGGTGTTGTATACGCTGCCTCCCTTTCTATTATTAATGCTAGTTGTAATTGGGCTCGCGCGCAAAGTAGCAAGGCCTTTCGTATCCCTGGCCGATCTTGTGAGCAAGGCCGGTAGAGAAGAGGTTGAGTTCTCGGAAGGTAAACAGCATTGGAATCGAGAGGCTGAGCTACTAACGCGAGCCATTCGCTTTACATTAAACGATATCAAAAAACAGACAGATCAATTGGCTCATGATGCGCGAACAGATCCGCTGACAGGGCTAAAAAACCGAAGGACGCTCGAGGAAACCATGGAAAAATGGATGATGGAGCAAATCCCCTTTTCTCTTATTATGATGGACTTAGATCGGTTTAAATTCATCAATGACACATATGGTCATCAGTCTGGAGATGAGGTGTTGAAACATTTTGCGAAAATGATTTCTTCATCACTTCGACCAGAAGATGTGAGCAGTCGTTTTGGCGGTGAGGAATTTGTTGTCCTTGTTTCCCATGCTGGCTTGGAGGAGTCCTATCAGGTGGCCGAACGAATACGCCATACCTTAGAAACAAGTACAAATCCAATCGGGCAGCCGCTAACCGTGTCACAAGGCATTGCCCACTATCCTTCCCATGCTGTTTCTCCTGAAGATCTGATGCATGTAGCTGACGAGGCCATGTACAAGGCGAAGAGATCGGGTAGGAACCAAACAGTGATAGCGGAGAAATGA
- a CDS encoding 2OG-Fe(II) oxygenase, with translation MMIEHRIEKERTIFDHTGNRIKTDDREIRILAKYEEPLVVVLGNVLSHSECDELIEHSRERLQRSKIGEDRSVHSIRTSSGVFCEQTETITRIEKRISQIMNIPIAHGDGLQVLRYTPGQEYKPHYDFFAETSRASTNNRISTLVMYLNDVEQGGETVFPLLHLSVFPIKGMAVYFEYFYRNQEINEFTLHAGAQVTHGEKWVATMWMRRQSFRVS, from the coding sequence ATGATGATAGAGCACAGGATAGAGAAAGAACGGACGATATTTGATCATACTGGAAATAGGATCAAGACAGATGATCGAGAGATTCGAATTCTTGCCAAGTATGAGGAACCGTTGGTTGTCGTGTTAGGAAATGTCCTTAGCCATAGTGAATGCGATGAGCTAATCGAGCATTCCAGAGAACGATTGCAACGCTCAAAAATAGGCGAAGATCGTTCAGTCCATTCTATTCGAACGAGCAGCGGGGTGTTCTGCGAGCAGACGGAGACGATTACAAGGATCGAGAAGCGAATCTCTCAAATCATGAACATTCCGATTGCGCATGGTGATGGCTTGCAAGTTCTACGATATACCCCTGGCCAAGAATATAAACCCCATTATGATTTCTTTGCAGAAACGAGTCGAGCAAGTACGAACAATCGCATTAGTACGCTCGTGATGTATTTGAATGATGTGGAGCAAGGCGGAGAAACGGTGTTCCCTTTGCTTCATTTATCTGTTTTCCCTATCAAAGGCATGGCTGTCTACTTTGAATATTTTTATAGAAATCAAGAAATAAACGAGTTCACTTTGCATGCAGGTGCACAAGTGACCCATGGGGAAAAGTGGGTTGCAACGATGTGGATGAGAAGACAAAGCTTTCGAGTCTCCTAG